In the [Clostridium] colinum genome, one interval contains:
- the dnaB gene encoding replicative DNA helicase, with amino-acid sequence MSDINPNINPEIPPNDFEAEQALISCMIFDIDGLSTAYELLKSNDFYRPEHKILFDAMVDMYSNNQSVDIITLKNKLETMNMLNNVGGYEYIVQLYNIVSTSALTKQYADIVKEKSIRRKILKASKDINALTFDNTETIENIVEKAEKIVESIGDNNNLDDFSPISKVLETSIEKIENLYKNKSKVTGIETGFADFDMKTSGLQNSDFILIAARPSMGKTAFAINIAQYAALHKNVTTAIFSLEMSKEQLVNRMICTEALVDAQKLRTGDIQSDDWYKIAEAVSSLSEAPIYIDDKSAITIPELRAKCRRLKKEQNLGLVVIDYLQLMSGSGKNENRQQEISSISRALKGLARELDVPVIALSQLSRAVEQRKPPKPMLSDLRESGAIEQDADLVCFLYRDEYYNPETEKRGQAEVIIAKQRNGSVGTVYLSWLAQYTKFANLEKTYYDL; translated from the coding sequence ATGTCCGATATAAATCCTAATATTAATCCAGAAATACCACCTAACGATTTTGAGGCAGAACAAGCGCTTATAAGCTGTATGATTTTTGATATAGATGGACTATCTACAGCTTATGAGCTTTTAAAGTCTAATGATTTTTATCGTCCTGAGCATAAAATACTATTTGATGCTATGGTAGATATGTATTCTAACAATCAATCTGTTGATATTATTACATTAAAAAATAAGCTTGAAACTATGAATATGCTTAACAATGTAGGTGGTTATGAATATATTGTACAACTTTACAACATTGTGTCTACAAGTGCTTTAACAAAACAATATGCAGATATTGTAAAAGAAAAATCCATAAGACGAAAAATACTAAAAGCTTCTAAAGACATAAATGCTTTAACTTTTGATAACACAGAAACAATAGAAAATATAGTAGAAAAAGCGGAAAAAATTGTAGAAAGTATTGGTGATAATAATAATTTAGATGATTTTTCACCTATTAGTAAAGTTTTAGAAACTTCTATTGAAAAAATAGAAAACTTATATAAAAATAAAAGTAAAGTTACTGGTATAGAAACTGGATTTGCCGATTTTGATATGAAAACATCTGGCTTACAAAATTCAGATTTTATACTTATAGCCGCAAGGCCTTCTATGGGTAAAACTGCATTTGCTATAAATATTGCCCAATATGCAGCGTTACATAAAAATGTTACAACTGCTATATTTAGCCTAGAAATGTCCAAAGAACAATTAGTAAACCGTATGATTTGTACAGAAGCTTTAGTTGATGCACAAAAACTTAGAACAGGTGATATACAGTCTGATGATTGGTATAAAATAGCAGAAGCCGTTAGCTCTTTATCTGAAGCTCCTATATATATAGATGATAAATCGGCTATAACTATACCGGAGCTTAGAGCTAAATGTAGAAGGCTAAAAAAAGAACAAAATTTAGGTCTTGTTGTTATAGACTATCTTCAGCTTATGAGCGGTAGTGGTAAAAATGAAAATAGACAACAAGAAATTTCGTCTATATCTCGTGCTTTAAAAGGATTAGCAAGAGAGCTAGACGTACCTGTTATTGCTTTATCTCAGCTTAGTAGAGCCGTAGAGCAAAGAAAACCACCAAAGCCTATGTTGTCTGACCTTAGAGAGTCTGGAGCAATAGAGCAAGACGCCGACCTTGTTTGTTTTTTATACAGAGATGAATATTATAACCCTGAAACTGAAAAAAGAGGACAAGCTGAAGTTATTATTGCTAAACAGAGAAATGGATCTGTTGGTACTGTATATCTTAGTTGGCTTGCCCAATATACAAAATTTGCTAATCTAGAAAAAACATATTATGACTTATAA
- the treR gene encoding trehalose operon repressor yields MNNKYLTIYNELLEKIKTGYYKPNDLLPSESELMKIYNVSRDTIRKSLNILTQEGYIQKSQGKGSFVLDINRFTFPVSGVVSFKEIGKKLGKTFETDVKQLECIIPDKYISKDLNLKKNEKVWKIIRTRKIGKESIIFDKDYIVQKFVNNLNCEICKNSLYEYIENDLNLKISYAKKQITVEKSTEEDEKYLDLKEYNMVVVVISYTHLEDNNVFQYTESRHRPDKFVFVDFARRNKI; encoded by the coding sequence ATGAATAATAAATATTTAACTATATATAATGAATTATTAGAAAAAATAAAAACAGGTTATTATAAGCCAAATGATTTGCTACCATCTGAGAGTGAACTTATGAAAATTTACAATGTATCTAGAGATACTATAAGAAAGTCATTAAATATATTAACTCAAGAAGGTTATATACAAAAATCACAGGGAAAAGGTTCTTTTGTTTTAGATATAAATAGATTTACATTTCCAGTATCTGGTGTAGTTAGCTTTAAAGAGATTGGAAAAAAATTAGGTAAAACTTTTGAGACAGATGTTAAACAGCTAGAATGTATAATACCAGATAAATATATCTCAAAAGATTTAAATCTTAAAAAGAATGAAAAAGTATGGAAAATAATTAGAACTAGAAAAATAGGTAAAGAAAGTATTATTTTTGATAAAGATTATATTGTACAAAAATTTGTTAACAATTTAAACTGTGAAATTTGTAAAAACTCACTATATGAATATATAGAAAATGATTTAAATTTAAAAATATCTTATGCAAAAAAGCAAATAACTGTTGAAAAAAGTACAGAAGAAGATGAAAAATATTTAGATTTAAAAGAATATAATATGGTTGTAGTAGTAATAAGCTATACACATTTAGAAGATAATAATGTTTTTCAATATACAGAATCTAGACATAGACCAGATAAATTTGTTTTTGTAGACTTTGCAAGAAGAAATAAAATATAA
- the treC gene encoding alpha,alpha-phosphotrehalase translates to MDNFKKSVVYQIYPKSFNDFNGDGIGDLKGIIEKLDYLKELGVDYIWLTPFYKSPQKDNGYDISDYYNIDEIFGTMEDFENLVKQAKNRNINIMLDMVFNHTSTEHQWFKKALSGDEKYKNFYIFKNGKQDKPPTNWISKFGGSAWEYVEKFDEYYLHLFDVTQGDLNWDNKEVREEIFKVVNFWIDKGVKGFRLDVINLISKPQIFEDDNIGDGRKFYTDGENIHKYLKELNQNTFGKYEDIITVGEMSSTTIDNCIKYSNPEEKELSMVFNFHHLKVDYKDGDKWTLMDFDFMMLKKIFEEWQEGIQKGNGWSATFMCNHDQPRALSRFGNDKQYYKESAKMLATTIHMMRGTPYIYQGEEIGMTNPYFDSIDKYRDVESINYYNILKEQGVEEETILDILKSKSRDNSRTPIQWNDEKNAGFTTGTPWIPIANNYKYINVKNAIDDKDSIFYYYKKLISLRKQYDIISEGSFKMILKDHNKIFAYTREYKNQHLLVLNNFYGETINLILQEDLIKNKDKSKILISNYNEENILQENMIIKPYESIVYLIEN, encoded by the coding sequence ATGGATAATTTTAAAAAAAGTGTAGTTTATCAAATATATCCTAAATCTTTTAATGACTTTAATGGAGATGGAATAGGGGATTTAAAAGGGATTATAGAAAAATTAGATTATTTAAAGGAACTAGGGGTTGATTATATATGGCTAACACCTTTTTATAAATCACCTCAAAAAGATAATGGTTATGATATATCTGATTATTATAACATAGATGAGATTTTTGGAACAATGGAAGATTTTGAAAATCTTGTAAAACAGGCTAAAAATAGAAATATAAATATAATGCTTGATATGGTATTTAACCATACTTCAACAGAGCATCAATGGTTTAAAAAAGCATTATCTGGTGATGAAAAATATAAAAATTTTTATATTTTTAAAAATGGAAAGCAAGACAAACCACCTACCAATTGGATATCTAAATTTGGTGGTAGTGCTTGGGAATATGTAGAAAAATTTGATGAATATTATTTACATTTATTTGATGTTACACAAGGTGATTTAAATTGGGATAATAAAGAAGTTAGAGAAGAGATATTTAAGGTAGTAAATTTTTGGATAGATAAAGGTGTAAAAGGATTTAGATTAGATGTAATAAATTTAATATCTAAACCACAAATTTTTGAAGATGACAACATAGGAGATGGTAGAAAATTTTATACAGATGGCGAAAATATACACAAGTATTTAAAAGAGCTTAACCAAAATACTTTTGGTAAATATGAAGATATAATTACAGTTGGTGAAATGTCATCTACAACTATTGATAATTGTATTAAGTATTCTAATCCAGAAGAAAAAGAGCTATCTATGGTTTTTAATTTTCATCATTTAAAAGTAGATTATAAAGATGGTGATAAATGGACTTTAATGGATTTTGATTTTATGATGTTGAAAAAAATATTTGAAGAATGGCAAGAAGGCATACAAAAAGGAAATGGGTGGAGTGCTACATTTATGTGTAACCACGACCAACCAAGAGCATTATCAAGATTTGGTAATGACAAACAATATTATAAAGAAAGTGCTAAAATGTTAGCTACAACTATCCATATGATGAGAGGCACACCATATATTTATCAAGGTGAAGAAATAGGTATGACTAATCCATATTTTGATAGTATAGATAAATATAGAGATGTAGAAAGTATAAATTATTATAATATATTAAAAGAGCAAGGGGTAGAAGAAGAAACTATATTAGATATATTAAAATCTAAATCTAGGGATAATTCTAGAACACCAATACAATGGAATGATGAAAAAAATGCAGGATTTACTACTGGTACACCTTGGATACCTATCGCCAATAATTATAAATATATAAATGTTAAAAATGCTATTGATGATAAAGATTCTATATTTTATTATTATAAAAAATTAATATCTTTAAGAAAGCAATATGATATTATATCTGAAGGTAGTTTTAAAATGATTTTAAAAGACCATAATAAAATATTTGCATATACTAGAGAATATAAAAATCAACATTTATTAGTTTTAAATAATTTTTATGGTGAAACTATTAATCTTATTTTACAAGAAGATTTAATAAAAAACAAAGATAAATCTAAAATTTTAATATCTAATTATAATGAAGAAAATATACTACAAGAAAATATGATAATAAAACCTTACGAATCTATTGTGTATCTTATAGAAAATTGA
- the treP gene encoding PTS system trehalose-specific EIIBC component, whose protein sequence is MSNYIEESKKLLEYLGGKENISAVTHCMTRMRFVLKDTEKSDKEKIESLSCVKGTFLQAGQFQIIIGNTVSQFYNDFIKVSGIEGVNKEQVKDVAKSNMSPIQKLMANLAEIFSPLIPAIIVGGLILGFRNIIGDVKFFEEGTKSLIEISQLWSGIYSFLWLIGEAIFHFLPVGITWAITKKMGTTQILGIVLGITLVSPQLLNAYSVATATEIPFWDFGFAKVEMIGYQAQVIPAILAGFVLVYFERFFRKISPSSISMIIVPFCSLIPTVLIAHTVLGPIGWKIGDIIAQFVYAGLTSSISWLFAGLFGFVYAPLVITGLHHMTNAIDLQLMAQFGGTMLWPMIALSNIAQGSAVLAMIFLQKNNEKEKQVSIPGCISAYLGVTEPALFGVNLKYGVPFVCGMIGSGIAAIISITTGVMANSIGVGGLPGILSIQPKSMLMFLIAMLVAIIVPFLLTIIAYKKKYKLDKK, encoded by the coding sequence ATGAGTAATTATATAGAAGAGTCTAAAAAGCTGTTAGAATATTTAGGTGGTAAAGAAAATATATCGGCAGTTACACATTGTATGACACGTATGAGATTTGTTTTAAAAGATACAGAAAAATCAGATAAAGAAAAAATAGAAAGTTTATCTTGTGTTAAAGGAACGTTTTTGCAAGCAGGACAATTTCAAATAATTATAGGTAATACGGTATCTCAATTTTATAATGATTTTATAAAAGTATCTGGTATAGAGGGTGTCAATAAAGAACAAGTAAAAGATGTAGCAAAATCTAATATGTCTCCTATACAAAAGTTAATGGCAAATTTAGCAGAGATTTTTTCACCTCTTATACCAGCCATTATTGTTGGGGGACTTATATTAGGATTTAGAAATATTATAGGTGATGTAAAGTTTTTTGAAGAAGGTACTAAAAGTTTGATAGAAATATCTCAACTTTGGTCTGGAATTTATAGTTTTTTATGGTTAATAGGTGAAGCTATATTTCATTTTTTACCTGTTGGGATAACTTGGGCTATAACTAAAAAAATGGGTACTACTCAAATTTTAGGTATAGTATTAGGTATAACTTTAGTATCTCCACAACTTTTAAACGCATATAGTGTGGCTACTGCTACAGAAATACCTTTTTGGGATTTTGGATTTGCAAAAGTAGAAATGATAGGTTATCAAGCACAAGTTATACCAGCTATTTTAGCAGGATTTGTTTTAGTATATTTTGAAAGATTTTTTAGAAAAATATCTCCTTCTTCAATATCTATGATTATTGTACCATTTTGTTCTTTAATACCTACAGTCCTTATAGCTCATACTGTTTTAGGGCCAATAGGTTGGAAAATTGGGGATATAATAGCTCAGTTTGTATATGCAGGTTTAACTTCTTCTATTAGTTGGTTGTTTGCAGGCTTATTTGGGTTTGTATATGCACCACTTGTTATAACAGGTTTACACCATATGACAAATGCAATAGATTTACAGTTAATGGCTCAATTTGGTGGTACTATGCTTTGGCCAATGATTGCTTTATCTAATATAGCACAAGGTTCGGCAGTTTTAGCTATGATATTTTTACAAAAAAATAATGAAAAAGAAAAACAAGTTTCTATACCAGGTTGTATATCGGCTTATTTAGGGGTAACAGAACCAGCTTTATTTGGTGTTAATTTAAAATATGGTGTACCTTTTGTATGTGGTATGATAGGCTCTGGCATAGCAGCAATTATTTCTATTACAACAGGAGTTATGGCAAATTCTATAGGTGTAGGCGGATTACCAGGTATATTATCTATACAACCTAAAAGTATGTTAATGTTTTTAATAGCTATGTTAGTAGCAATAATAGTACCGTTTTTATTAACTATTATTGCATATAAGAAAAAATATAAATTAGATAAAAAATAA
- the tnpA gene encoding IS200/IS605 family transposase, producing the protein MKDINSLLRSKWRCKYHIVFAPKYRRQEIYGKIKADIEKILRMLCEMKGVKIIEAEACKDHIHMLVEIPPYLSVSQFMGYLKSKSSLMIFDRHANLKYKYGNSHFWCRGYYVDTVCRNQNAIKEYIKNQLEEDIVNDQISLKEYIDPFMGIQSK; encoded by the coding sequence ATGAAAGACATAAATAGTTTATTACGTTCTAAATGGAGATGCAAATATCATATAGTATTTGCACCAAAATATAGGAGACAAGAAATATATGGAAAGATAAAAGCAGATATAGAAAAAATATTAAGAATGCTTTGTGAAATGAAAGGGGTTAAAATAATAGAGGCAGAAGCTTGTAAAGACCATATACATATGTTAGTAGAAATACCACCATATTTAAGTGTCTCACAATTTATGGGATATTTAAAAAGTAAAAGTAGCTTAATGATATTTGATAGGCATGCAAACTTAAAGTATAAATATGGGAATAGCCATTTTTGGTGTAGAGGATATTATGTAGATACAGTATGTAGAAATCAAAATGCAATAAAAGAATACATAAAAAATCAATTAGAAGAAGATATAGTAAATGACCAAATAAGTTTAAAAGAATATATAGACCCATTTATGGGTATCCAGAGTAAGTAG
- a CDS encoding DUF896 domain-containing protein, protein MTNDKLIIRINELANKSKTVGLTEDEIKERDELRKKYIENFRSKFKTEILDNIYIVEEDGTETKLTKEDK, encoded by the coding sequence ATGACAAATGATAAACTTATAATTAGAATAAATGAACTTGCTAATAAATCTAAAACAGTTGGTCTTACAGAAGATGAAATTAAAGAAAGAGATGAACTTAGAAAAAAATATATAGAAAATTTTAGATCTAAGTTTAAAACAGAAATATTAGATAATATTTATATAGTTGAAGAAGACGGAACAGAAACAAAACTTACAAAAGAAGATAAATAA
- a CDS encoding anti-sigma factor family protein, with the protein MDCREVCDKIYEYIEHQLSQKEIIEFEEHMKNCKHCQEEYYDLEKIIVRLKNIKDVEPPKDLKYKILDNIKKENKNKSKIVYWKRYSYAAVTISMLFGGMYMLKNINNTPIKNDIYTATKTSRSITNTETIIEENNHIPNVANEDNINENAIFNNSRSIDNSENKYLYDKFIKKENNINIFKHDIALNKNEVCNIYFENKSDKSINLYVEDIDGNKVSEDTIINGNSSDNIEFFILDENIEQNVYTVTIDGNGKEIEGYFKIEIMTK; encoded by the coding sequence ATGGATTGTAGAGAAGTTTGCGATAAAATTTATGAATATATAGAACATCAACTTTCACAAAAAGAAATTATAGAGTTTGAAGAACATATGAAAAATTGCAAACATTGTCAAGAAGAATATTATGACTTAGAAAAAATTATAGTTAGACTTAAAAATATTAAAGATGTGGAACCACCAAAAGATTTAAAATATAAAATATTAGATAATATTAAAAAAGAAAATAAAAATAAATCTAAAATAGTTTATTGGAAAAGATATTCATATGCCGCAGTTACTATAAGTATGCTTTTTGGTGGTATGTATATGTTAAAAAACATAAATAATACTCCTATAAAAAATGATATTTATACTGCTACCAAAACATCTAGAAGTATAACAAATACAGAAACAATTATAGAAGAGAATAATCATATTCCTAATGTTGCAAATGAAGATAATATAAATGAAAATGCAATTTTTAACAATTCTAGAAGTATAGATAATAGTGAAAATAAATATTTGTACGATAAATTTATAAAAAAAGAAAATAACATTAATATATTTAAACACGATATAGCTTTAAATAAAAATGAAGTTTGTAATATATATTTTGAAAATAAAAGCGATAAAAGTATTAATTTATATGTAGAAGATATAGATGGTAATAAAGTTAGTGAAGATACTATAATTAATGGAAATTCTAGTGATAATATTGAGTTTTTTATTTTAGATGAAAATATAGAACAAAATGTATATACAGTTACTATTGACGGAAACGGAAAAGAAATTGAAGGATATTTTAAAATAGAAATTATGACTAAATAA
- a CDS encoding RNA polymerase sigma factor — protein MDIEIVEKVLKGDVDAFSNIIDKYEKMIYNLAYRIFNNVSDAEDITQETFIKIYKNLYKCEGKQSIKTWIYTIAYNTCIDEVRKRKGKNNISLDMEIDGKDNSFSLDFPSNEPTPENYLIQKEGILEIEQAINSLNEDNKALIFLRDIKGFSYNEISEIMGLNIGTVKSKLNRARNTLKNILKNNWNKS, from the coding sequence ATGGATATAGAAATTGTAGAAAAAGTTTTGAAAGGCGATGTAGATGCTTTTTCAAATATTATAGATAAATATGAAAAAATGATTTATAACCTTGCTTATAGAATATTTAACAATGTATCAGATGCAGAAGACATAACTCAGGAGACATTTATAAAAATATATAAAAATCTTTATAAATGTGAAGGAAAACAAAGTATAAAAACTTGGATTTATACAATTGCTTATAATACTTGTATAGACGAAGTTAGAAAAAGAAAAGGTAAAAATAATATATCTCTTGATATGGAAATAGATGGAAAGGATAATAGCTTTTCTTTAGATTTTCCATCTAATGAACCTACACCAGAAAATTATCTTATTCAAAAAGAAGGAATTTTAGAAATAGAACAAGCTATAAATAGTTTAAATGAAGATAATAAAGCTTTAATATTTTTAAGAGACATAAAAGGGTTTAGTTATAATGAAATAAGTGAAATAATGGGACTTAATATAGGTACTGTTAAATCTAAATTAAACCGTGCTAGAAATACTCTTAAAAATATATTAAAAAATAATTGGAACAAATCTTAA
- a CDS encoding phosphatase PAP2 family protein, with product MLNQKIFNILFDFGNRHKKLTIFITIYSCYLFFIMYLIGYVYIFLNFEKFGYKTLLKYIFVPLITIIIAKILRKNINSKRPFEKMNITSLVEHKGGNSMPSNHSASAMVLAMALTYISPKYFLFFIILAIITGIFRIIAGLHYPIDVLFGFLLGLLIGILGFFILF from the coding sequence ATGCTAAACCAAAAAATATTTAATATACTATTTGATTTTGGTAATAGACATAAAAAATTGACAATTTTTATTACTATATATTCTTGTTATTTATTTTTTATTATGTATTTAATAGGTTATGTATACATTTTTTTAAATTTTGAAAAATTTGGATACAAAACTTTATTAAAATATATATTTGTACCATTAATTACTATAATTATAGCAAAAATACTTAGAAAAAATATAAACTCTAAAAGACCATTTGAAAAAATGAATATAACGAGTTTAGTAGAACACAAAGGAGGAAACTCTATGCCTAGCAATCATTCTGCTAGTGCAATGGTTTTAGCTATGGCGCTTACATATATAAGCCCTAAATATTTTTTATTTTTCATTATATTGGCAATAATAACAGGTATATTTAGAATTATAGCTGGACTACATTATCCTATAGATGTTTTATTTGGATTTTTATTGGGGCTATTGATAGGTATTTTAGGGTTTTTTATCTTATTTTAA
- the dapF gene encoding diaminopimelate epimerase has product MKFTKMQGCGNDYVYINCFEEKIDNPNELAIKMSNRNFGVGSDGLILVMPSNVADCKMRMFNSDGSESEMCGNGIRCVGKFVHDKDIVKKDIITVETLAGIKTLEFFKDENNKVLDVKVNMGEPIFSPEKIPVISDEEIVKNLKLKALDKEFTFTCVSMGNPHAITFVNDLDNFDVEKYGAILETNPAFPKRANIEFVEVIDKNHLKMRVFERGSKETFACGTGTCATVVASFLNGKSDRKNVFVKLLGGTLNISWSEEDNNVYMTGPARFVFEGDWLL; this is encoded by the coding sequence ATGAAGTTTACTAAAATGCAAGGTTGTGGTAATGATTATGTTTATATAAATTGCTTTGAAGAAAAAATAGATAACCCTAATGAGCTTGCTATAAAAATGAGTAATAGAAATTTTGGAGTAGGCTCAGACGGGCTTATTCTTGTTATGCCATCAAATGTAGCAGATTGTAAAATGAGAATGTTTAATAGTGATGGGTCTGAATCTGAAATGTGCGGAAATGGTATAAGATGTGTAGGAAAGTTTGTTCACGATAAAGATATAGTAAAAAAAGACATAATAACTGTTGAAACATTAGCAGGTATAAAAACTTTAGAATTTTTTAAAGATGAAAATAATAAAGTTTTAGATGTTAAAGTAAATATGGGAGAGCCTATTTTTAGCCCAGAAAAAATACCAGTTATTTCAGATGAAGAAATAGTAAAAAATTTAAAGCTAAAAGCATTAGACAAAGAATTTACATTTACTTGTGTATCTATGGGGAATCCTCACGCTATTACTTTTGTAAATGATTTAGACAACTTTGATGTAGAAAAATATGGAGCTATATTAGAAACAAATCCAGCTTTTCCTAAGCGAGCTAACATAGAATTTGTAGAAGTTATAGATAAAAATCATTTGAAAATGCGTGTTTTTGAAAGAGGTAGCAAAGAAACATTTGCCTGTGGAACAGGAACTTGTGCAACTGTTGTAGCATCTTTTTTAAACGGAAAAAGTGATAGAAAAAATGTATTTGTAAAATTGTTAGGTGGAACATTAAATATATCGTGGAGTGAAGAAGATAATAACGTTTATATGACTGGACCAGCAAGATTTGTTTTTGAAGGAGATTGGCTTTTATAA
- a CDS encoding SCP2 sterol-binding domain-containing protein yields the protein MQIICIYSGVSPFEQKLDYVFNIFKNTLNEIGVKVSTLDITKVDIGYFNGIKQPIIENIFNHMKNAQGLIFATTAQRFSINGAMQVFLEHMDYNLYKDILKDKPCTSIITSSDGSEYMAGNYINLLIGALGGININNILIGKEYLNNIEISDSKEIIEKYAEDFYRIVKQNRKFFIANPFKDSYVKKQENLFDFNKQDDIITIESLMKENEKPVRNLTGVQVADLYKKEIDSNLDRQGINNVQKSNINELLKQYKNGQGLNNNIQQPINNQINQQYSNNINNQFNTEQPMNSQFNNNQLQKNVLNQEDDINYIAKLLGQKYEEESNIQKQLNEYVKYNNQNATNISASINSLKQRTQSLYHYFQPQLANGINIVMQVSISGKENFNVFFTIKNGECTCNEGIYPSADVTIISDSIVWEEVLEGKCTLQKAFMLGRLKVKGNFVIISKFEQFFKII from the coding sequence ATGCAAATAATTTGTATATATTCTGGTGTTTCTCCTTTTGAGCAAAAGCTAGATTATGTTTTTAATATATTTAAAAATACTTTAAATGAAATAGGGGTTAAAGTAAGCACTTTAGATATAACAAAAGTTGATATAGGTTATTTTAATGGTATAAAGCAACCTATAATTGAAAACATATTTAATCATATGAAAAATGCTCAAGGACTTATATTTGCAACAACAGCACAAAGGTTTTCTATTAATGGTGCTATGCAAGTATTTTTAGAGCATATGGACTATAATTTATATAAAGATATTTTAAAAGATAAGCCTTGTACATCTATAATAACATCTTCAGATGGTAGCGAATATATGGCGGGGAATTATATAAACTTATTAATTGGTGCTTTAGGCGGAATAAATATTAACAATATATTAATAGGTAAAGAATATTTAAACAACATAGAAATATCTGATTCTAAAGAAATTATAGAAAAATATGCAGAAGATTTTTATAGAATAGTTAAACAAAATCGTAAATTTTTTATTGCTAATCCTTTTAAAGACAGCTATGTAAAAAAACAAGAAAATTTATTTGATTTTAACAAACAAGATGATATTATAACTATAGAAAGCCTTATGAAAGAAAATGAAAAACCAGTAAGAAATTTAACTGGTGTTCAAGTGGCAGATTTATATAAAAAAGAAATTGATAGTAATTTAGACCGACAAGGTATAAATAATGTACAAAAAAGTAACATTAATGAACTATTAAAGCAATATAAAAATGGGCAAGGATTAAACAATAATATACAACAACCTATTAATAATCAAATTAATCAACAATATTCTAATAATATTAATAACCAGTTTAATACTGAACAACCTATGAATAGTCAATTTAATAATAATCAGCTACAAAAAAATGTGTTAAACCAAGAAGATGATATAAACTATATTGCTAAGCTATTAGGACAAAAATATGAAGAGGAGTCTAACATACAAAAGCAATTAAATGAGTATGTTAAATATAACAATCAAAATGCTACTAATATATCAGCTAGCATAAACAGTTTAAAACAAAGGACACAAAGTTTATATCATTATTTTCAACCACAGCTAGCAAACGGAATAAATATTGTTATGCAAGTTAGTATATCTGGAAAAGAAAATTTTAATGTTTTCTTTACTATAAAAAATGGGGAATGTACTTGTAATGAGGGTATATATCCTTCAGCAGATGTTACTATTATATCAGATAGTATTGTTTGGGAAGAAGTTTTAGAAGGCAAGTGTACTTTACAAAAAGCGTTTATGTTAGGAAGATTAAAAGTTAAAGGAAATTTTGTAATTATAAGCAAATTTGAACAGTTTTTTAAAATTATTTAG